A single Triticum dicoccoides isolate Atlit2015 ecotype Zavitan chromosome 2A, WEW_v2.0, whole genome shotgun sequence DNA region contains:
- the LOC119358986 gene encoding uncharacterized protein LOC119358986, which translates to MNRRFVNLLVNRLCAPRPAYRLHCIDPATLFYPTGSPQPADPAAINDSAPAPGRLPAPTISFDWPCKPHQSGWMDFMAFKNNIIAVDHEGRTLLYDTASRAVRAMPQTKKPNSRTISFTVGDGLYVMARENGSPPHSHYFQALIYGRPPGFLHPEDWHWRPLQQPDFDFPDNGDVPSNHKPGEAVNPYGFSAFTVYDDSQIWMSTVAAGIYSYNTVSGTWSKVHVSALPFRGRAEYVPEHGLWFGFSREDEQLCASDLAQARPVLQKVWEEPAPPERCSLMASHILPLGSGKLCVARLFQKTERGTLHPSGYTKAEHFAVLSGVEVFRAGNTGSLETIKHKSKRYSFGNDEVKLI; encoded by the coding sequence ATGAATCGCCGTTTCGTCAATCTGCTGGTCAATAGGTTGTGCGCCCCTCGACCCGCTTACAGGCTGCACTGCATCGACCCCGCAACCTTGTTTTACCCTACCGGATCGCCACAGCCAGCAGATCCAGCTGCCATAAACGACAGCGCTCCAGCTCCTGGGAGGTTGCCTGCGCCCACCATATCCTTCGACTGGCCCTGCAAGCCGCACCAATCCGGCTGGAtggatttcatggccttcaagaaCAACATCATTGCCGTCGACCACGAGGGCCGCACGCTCCTCTACGACACCGCCTCCAGGGCAGTCCGGGCCATGCCTCAGACGAAGAAGCCTAATTCGAGGACAATATCCTTCACCGTTGGCGATGGCCTCTATGTGATGGCTAGAGAGAATGGCTCCCCGCCCCATTCGCACTATTTCCAGGCTCTTATCTACGGCCGCCCGCCTGGCTTCCTCCACCCGGAGGACTGGCACTGGCGCCCTCTACAGCAGCCTGACTTCGATTTTCCTGACAACGGCGACGTCCCGAGCAACCACAAGCCAGGAGAGGCGGTGAACCCCTATGGGTTCAGTGCCTTCACGGTGTATGATGATTCGCAGATCTGGATGTCCACTGTGGCAGCGGGCATATACTCCTACAACACGGTGAGTGGCACCTGGAGCAAGGTACATGTTTCTGCGCTGCCGTTCAGAGGCCGGGCTGAGTACGTCCCTGAACATGGCCTCTGGTTTGGCTTTTCACGTGAAGACGAGCAGCTCTGTGCATCTGACCTCGCTCAGGCACGGCCGGTGCTGCAGAAGGTGTGGGAAGAACCAGCTCCGCCTGAGCGGTGTTCCCTGATGGCGTCTCACATCCTGCCGTTGGGCTCCGGCAAGTTGTGTGTGGCGAGGCTGTTCCAGAAAACAGAGCGGGGGACGCTTCACCCTTCAGGCTACACCAAAGCGGAGCACTTCGCAGTACTGTCTGGTGTCGAGGTTTTCAGAGCTGGCAACACAGGTAGCCTCGAGACGATCAAGCACAAGTCCAAACGTTACAGCTTCGGCAATGATGAGGTCAAACTGATCTGA